The bacterium BMS3Abin11 genomic interval GCAAAGAAAAAAATACCGAGCAACTGGCTCTCAGTATGGAAAAGTGGCTGGCGGGTGGGCAGGATGTGGTGTTGCTGGTTGGTGGCCCGGAGGGTCTCTCAGAAGACTGTCTTGAGCGTGCAGATGAATGCTGGTCTCTGTCGAAGATGACCTTTGCTCATCCACTGGTTCGTGTTGTCCTGGCCGAACAGCTCTACCGTGCCTGGAGTATTATCGCCAAACTGCCCTACCATAGAGGCGAGCAGGGTGGTGGCTGATCAAAGGTTCTCTGAACCATATCTGTATCTGGCCTCTGCATCGCCACGCCGTAGTGAACTACTCAAACAGATTGGTATTAATTTTGAGCTGATCAAGGGGCTTGATGTAGATGAAGCTCAGCATGAAACAGAGACACCAGAGCAATATGTATCCCGTCTGGCAAAGGAAAAAGCAGCCGCCGGTTATTCCCGATTGACTTCCTCAATTCCTGCTTCCGCAGTAGAAGACAAACAGGCAGCCGGAATTCTCGTATTGGGAGCAGATACATGTATTGAACTTGATAAAGCAATAGTTGGCAAGCCAGCCAATAGAGAAGATGGTATAGCAATGTTGAAAGGTTTATCCGGCCGGTCGCACAGGGTTTTAACGGCCATCTGTCTTTTTGATGGTAACAATGTGCGCCAGGCACTGAGTAAGAGTACAGTCTTTTTCAAGCCACTCAAAATTGATGAGATTGAACAATATTGGGAAACAGG includes:
- the yhdE gene encoding maf-like protein YhdE, which translates into the protein MVADQRFSEPYLYLASASPRRSELLKQIGINFELIKGLDVDEAQHETETPEQYVSRLAKEKAAAGYSRLTSSIPASAVEDKQAAGILVLGADTCIELDKAIVGKPANREDGIAMLKGLSGRSHRVLTAICLFDGNNVRQALSKSTVFFKPLKIDEIEQYWETGEPADKAGAYAIQGYAAQFVVDLHGSYSGVVGLPLYELSELLAEASSSD
- the rlmH gene encoding ribosomal RNA large subunit methyltransferase H, which encodes MQIHLIAVGRKMPHWVDQAYSEYAHRMPRHCSMKLIEINAGKRSKSADVARINREEGERLLQAIPNGSRVIAMERSGKEKNTEQLALSMEKWLAGGQDVVLLVGGPEGLSEDCLERADECWSLSKMTFAHPLVRVVLAEQLYRAWSIIAKLPYHRGEQGGG